The Cygnus olor isolate bCygOlo1 chromosome 14, bCygOlo1.pri.v2, whole genome shotgun sequence genomic interval GCTATGTAACTGCAAAATACTGCTGTAAAGATACAAATACCCTcttatttctgctatttttgaaataatatttccatTCTGATACCAGAGGGCATCTTCTTGAGTGGTTTCTTTGGTAATTGTGTTTTGGCATGCCTTTTAATATGAACAATTCTTGGTTGCATTCAGGTTGCATGAAGTGCGGATCCAGCCTTCCTTGACCAAAGATggtgttttttctgctttgaagatGGCTGAACTGGAATTTCCACAGTTTGAAACTCTTCATCTAGGATATGTTGATGAGTTTTTACTACAGTGTATGacattttttatatacataattaTTTGACAAATGCAAGAATTAAATGATGTCTTGTTGATGtcttttcagtcattttctaggagtgattaaaaaaattttaATGTACCCTTGGTGAGGCTGCTGATCTcatacagcaaaatgtttttttcacttcctGAAGTACTTATTGAAATTAGGAAAGCGTCAGTTTTATTGAACTGAAGTAATAAGCTTGATCCATTTGCAAATTGGACTAAAATAGGGAATTAGGAAATCATGCTATGAAAGGcaattttctgaagtttgctactgtattttctgctgttttttccatagGTAAAATGACAAATGGGGACTTGGTGAAGTATGGCTTGGCTGATGTGGTTGAAAATCCAGGAATTATTACAGATATTGGCATGAAAGCTGTAAATGAGGTTTTTTCTTGCATCAAGTATCTGGTCATTTACAACTGCCCACATCTACATAACCCAAATAATTGGATCACAGGTATggcatgctttttaaaatttcagcaatACTATATGTGAGCTATTCATCCTGAAActtaacttttaaaacataaaatccTCTTAGTGGAAAAGCATAATTAGATAttacaaggaaaggctgaggtgTTGAAATGTACTTGCAAAAGATGTTTAATGTCCTTTGACCGCATGCATACTTTGTATATAGAAATTTCATATACAAATGTAAACACATCTATTTGCACTGATAGGCGAGGAAGAAATcagtattatttctttttaattagtattttaaatataaaatgcatcGTAAAATTGGCAGCATGTCCAATTTTTGATATGTGTATTTTAcgtatgtgtatttttattttaatacctcTTGAATGCACATCCTTTCAGGTCTGGTGGTGAGAAGATAGTCAAAACTTTGGCCCcctggattttattttcctgagagCTGGTAAAAGTACTAGAGAGACAGAGACAAACAGAATGGGGTTCTTGTCATATGGACGCTGACATGTTATGAAATAGAGCTGAAagtacaaatttatttttgtgcagtcATTGGATAACCATAAGATGATAAAATGACTTGTGACATTACTCATAGGAACTGTACAGAGGAAAACCCAATGTTACAAACTAAGACATCCacagaattaatttgttttgctctttacAATTTGGAGGTTGGTAGAATATGGAAAACCCATAGAGTgatattaaaacagattttttttttcctcataccGCTGCTTAttctattttttcataaatacaatTAATGATGAATGGTTTGGAACCATAATGATGCTGGTAATAGTCAAAGCTGGGGATACCAAAGCTGCCTACTCTCAAATCTGGAATgagtataaaaatgaaaaactgaaatagcagttcttaaagaaatgcatctcttcttttctgcagatcATTCAAGATGGACCCGACTGGTTGACCTCACCCTAGTGCGATGCCACGCAATAAAGCTAGATTCTTTTAGTCAGTTCATTGAGTTATTGCCAAGCTTAGAATTCATTTCTTTGGACCAGATGTTCCGTGAACCTCCTAAGGTGTGTATTTCAatgactgctttttatttctgcctaCTCAGTTGAAATACAGTGAACTCTAGCTGTTACATATGCTTTTAAGTTGTAATACATTAAATAGCTTGGTAAATAAATTACTTAGGTTGCAGTTGCTATTATCATGTTTTGTTAGGGAGAGTGATGCTTCTTTTGAAGATAGAGCAGTGATATTTATGATGTGAGTGACCAGGAAACGTGACCCATGTTGATTCCGTGTTCTGTTGAgacctctgctgcttcttcattttgttgatttttatttttttcacactgaagGATCCCTCTAAAATGGTGAGGGCATTTTTATGATATTGTAGTGGGTGAAATGGGGGCATTGTTCCCCTACTGGAGTGCTTTCAAAGCTtgggaatttcattttttaatgttctttctcTCATACTGTAACACAAATCTTTGTAACATCTGTTGTAACATaatgaaaactgctttctttgATCATAAATTCTATCTTGAGGCTACTGCATTCCAGGAAGACTATATAATCTGCTATTTGTATTGATGTAATATGATCTCATAGCATATAATTCAATAAAGTAAGATTATATGCCTTATGGAGTTCCCTTTCATTAGGAGTTTAACAGAGGAGTGAAAGTTTTCTGGGTTGCCAAACTTAAGACACTTCTGCAATGTGTAGCATAAGCAAATATTAGGAACAGTTTCCCAGTTCTTCATATGCATGTTGGTCTCCTATCTTGGGTGCTACTGACCGaatgccttttcttttggtATTAGAATATGTTATGGGGATAATGTATCGCTGTTTTCAAATCTTTATAGTTGCTCTTTGCTTTCAGGGTTGTGCTCGTGTGGGCCTAAGTGCAGGTACAGGAATTGGTGTCTCATCTGCCCTGGTCAGCAATCAGAACTCCAACAAtgacaatgacaacaacaataACCACCAGAATAACAACAATCCCAACATCCACCACAACAATCACCAGCACCCAAACGACCAAAATGAGGAGAATGAGCTGCGGCAAGATGGGCaagctgaagagcagcagatTGCAGCTGAAGGTAATCTGAGATAATCTGAGATCTTGGTTAACCTTTGGGGGAAGTAAAGGTATTTGCATGGCCATTTACCTAGAGTCCCATGTAAATGAGAGAAGATACTGGTATATGTTGAAAACTCATTACCCTTACGGTTCCTGGTATGTAGcttctttaatctttttaaccttttctggGAGCTGTCTGCATATTTCTGACACTTTTTTGATAAAAGCTATCTTTCTATTGTATCAAATAGCTGACTTGTGGCAGTACAGATGTTAACAATGTGAAACTTCAGTGTGATGCTCATCCGTGGATGTGTGAAGTGTTTTCTAGGCTCTGCTGGTCAGGGCTGGGACAATGTCACAGTGTCAgtgtatttttcagctttcccaGCAAGGGCGGAAATCATTTGAGGGAATGAATATGTAAATCCTGTTTGTACTGCTCACTGCAGTGGAACAAGGCTTTTTGAAGAGCGGAAAATTTGGAAGAAGTAAATCCCCAAAATTAGGCTGGTGCCTTAGTTAaggaaaatatgtaaaacaagTCTTTACGGGGCTTCAGTGTGCAACCTTGAGACTCCTTGAAGGAATCAAAGCAGCTGTTATTTAGTTCTTGGTGGCTCTTTGACTCTCCATGGGTGCCAGTTGGATTCTACTTATGCTTATGGGCtctgttccttttatttccttgtgttGACCTCATGTCAATCTTTTCAGCATTAAATGAGATGGAGGAGGTGGCACCAGAGGAAGGCGTGGCTGCGGGGCAGGGCCACAACAGTGTCCCTGCTCACAGTCAGGCTGTCGTTCCTATGGAGGTCGATGAAGAGCAAGCAGgtaattttttggttttggaaagaaactACCTTTTGATATCCCCTTCTTGAGGGGTTAAATTCTTCAGTATAAGCCTGTTTTTGAATGGTTTTCTTCAGCTGGGATGTCTGATATATTGGAAATAAAGATGCTAGCACAGCTTCCTGCTGTGAAtaaatttattctattttaaagtcTCTTTTGCATTCCCCAGTTTTCTTCTGCCTATGTAGTAAAAGATCTGGAtattaaagctttatttatgcGCTGACTATAATCAAAGGCTCAGAAGGCCTGAGTAAGCTTGTGCTGTTCTGATACTGGTGTACTGGCCTCACTTCTTTCACTGCAGTGCATGGAgtctctttttgcattttttaagcCAGAACAACTTGCTCCagtattcatttaatttttgttagtGACATCTGTAAGGCAGTCTTGATTTCTTTTATAGCCACCATTTGCTGGACAACATAATTGCCTACTAAATATGCCAACACCATGAAGTAGCATACAGGTATGCTGGATCTGTTTGCGTTTTCAAGATAGCTCCTGAGAAAGGTTATTTAACTTCATATTCTTGTTCATTTATTGTATTAGTCACAGGTAGATGCGTCATTGTGATTGGGTAATTATTTTAGTTAGTAGGCAAGAGAGGTAACTAACAATGCACATTTGTACTCCAGGTTGATAAttcatgcttttcctttccacctcTACTGGTGGGATTAGAAGGGTAACTGCAGATGTTCTGGCCTACATTTCTGTCCTTGTGGTGGAAGTTTCAGGAACTGATTGTAATACATAGTGCAGTTACTCTTAACGATTGTGGAAGAACCTTCGAACTATTCTGAAGCAGAGAAACTTTACGGTGAAAACCTCTATTTTGTCTTGCGTTGTGAACCTTCCAAACTTTCCTTTCCAAACTAGAATGTCTAGTGCTGAAATGCAGTGATTTGCTCTTCCCATATCTGGATTTTAATAAAGGAGACACGGAAAGGGTGGATAAGTTGAACCAAATTCATCTTGTCACTTTTTCAAGCGATTCTGAAAGTTCTTTGGCCCTTTAATCTAtgtttcacttatttttatgtGAACTGTTGCCATTCTTCTTCTTTCAGGACCAAGTGGCATTCAGCCTGTTGTAAAAGCAGCACCTATTACTGTCCATGATTCAGACAgtgaggatgaggaagaaaacatgggAACTTCAAGAGCCTGCATCACTAACAACATTGCACAGAATTACTCagatggagaggagaaaaacagagatcCAGTGGAAATTAGAGAACCTTCAGGTGTGGAACAGTTGGATGAGGGCTGGGCACTGTTGAGCAAAATTTACTCTTTAAGATTCAGTTCTTTGGGCCTGTTTGGTTCTACTCCGTTGTGTTCcatttcattctattctttatGGTTCAGTTCAATTTACAGTTTTGTAAAAGGCATGTTTGTTTGCTGCCGCCTCTTTTCGTTGTTGTTATCAATCTAGAATGAAGatgcagggacacctctctCTGAGCTCTGATCACATAGTTGCTATACAGAGACAGATCAAAAATAATGGTGCTGCGCTACTCTGCAGGCAGAAGAAACCTTCTGCTCTTCTGTATTTGCAAGTGCGCATAATTTATCATGTCTCTGAAGCCAAATTTGCAGCTAGTTGTCTTTATGATTCATCTGCCAAAGCATTACTGCTGATAGAAAAAGTGACGGTTGTAGCCATCTTCTAGTTCTTACAGGTCCTGTGGGAGTGTCCCGGAGGGGACACTTTAAAGGCTACTTTACTTTGGGGACTTTGGAAGTTAGAAAGAATTCTCGGGGTGATGTTCAGTACTCTGTCTTCACTACCTCTGAACAGTGCTCAAGtttactgtgtgtgtgtgtgtgtatacatatatatatatttattagtaGTATAAATATTATTATGACTCCTTCGGAGTCAGAGGCCTAGAGCTTTGTAGTAGAATGACAACTATAGAGTTACTGAGTTGTTGTCTCTTGTAGAGTTTACAGCTATTAGCTGCGCATCTGTGGTGCTAAGTCTGAGTTCTCTGTCTGATGCCGTATGACGTACTGCTTTCCAGCAAAACAGATGACTTACTTTTCTAAGTGGTTTCATATGCATGTAAGAGAGGAGGAAGTCAAAGTCAAATTATAAGTAATTGACAGGGTGCATATGGTCTTAAGCCTTGGGCAGTATTTAGCTAAGCAATTAGCATAAAAGTCCTGCATTGTGAATGACTGAGATACGTACTGGTCTAGTAttgatttcatttctgcaaagccTGAGGCAAATTAAGGCAGCAATGAAACAAGTATCTTCTTATAACCAACATACTCTCTGCCCATCATCCCCACTGTCATTTTAGTACATTTCAATGAGGCTGTAGGGTGCTGTGCTTACAGCATAGATGTCAGTTCTGTTTTGGGGCTCGAAATAACCCACAATAGTGACAAGCTGCTTTTGGAGACAATTGAAATGAACTTTTGTAGAGCCAATAATGGTTTTGGGGGCTTGGTTTAATGTAATTAGCTGAAAAAGTTAAGATAGTAGACGTCTAAGTTCCAATTGTGATTTCTGTTCACTATGGATTTTTGTTCATCTGCAAACTGAGACTAGTACCTAGCAACATCGTGTTTCATACCCGGAAGGGGAGCTAAGAATTGCTGTTGAAAACATAAACTTTAGTCACATCTATGTTGCTATCTAATTCTTCAGATTTATTCTTCATACTTAAGAAAGCATAAGCCTAGTATTATCACTgtgttttgttaatatttttggGCTTTGGCCTTTTTAACCAATTAAGTGATTTGTCAAAATGTTAGCGTTTCTGGCAAATATGTCTATTTACTGACAAACATACCAGCATACTACTATAAAAATAGCTGCAAGACTTTATAGAGATTCAGCAACTGCTAGAACTGCTATTAATTCCCATAACATCAGAAGGAGTTGTGAATAGCAGAATGGTTCTGTCAAGATTCGTCATTATCCTCTAGGCTACCTTCTGTTTTAAGTAGTCTAACAGAGTAGCACTCtcaatatatttgaaatgtgtATTGGGTTGTCTCACTGTTCTCTCATGCTTTACTTACAGTGAGCGGTAAAGGCAAGACACCACTGCGGAAGAGATGCAGTGCCAGCCAAGTGGGCCAGGCAAAGCAGTTCCATGCCGAGGAAAGCAGCTGTGAGAAAGGTTGTCAAGTAACAAGTGAGCAGATTAAAGCTGACATGAAAGCAGCAAGTGACATGCCTGAAAGGAACAAAAGCAAGGATTCTTACCCAGGTTGCAGTAATGCAACGGGATCAACAGGAACATCCAACTCCTGCAGTGCTGTTTCTCCTAGCCCTGACTGTGCACAGACGGCTGGTAGCCActctgctggcaccagcccagcagctgcagatgaaTCCAGGCAATGTGTCTGCTCGCCTAGTAAAAGTGAAGGTTCCAGTGAGAGAGAGACTGAGGAGAGCTCTGTTTGTTCCAGGTGTTCCTGCTACAAGCCACAGGACACACAGCGGAGGACTAGTGGGTGTTGTGATGGGGAATACCCATCCACGAGTGGAGCCTGTGGGAACGGACCAAACAGCACTGGGTCAGATTTTGCACTTAGGACTCTGCCAAACTGTGGGTCTCCAGGAGAGGCAAGTGATGAGAGGACTAGTGGGAGTGCCTGTGGGCCTGCCAGTGGGGAGGAGAGCATGGGCTCACAGCAAAGGAGCTGTGAGCTGGAGTATAAAGAAGAGTATCCTCGCCGACCACTAACAAGAGCTAGAAGCAAGCTGTCACATGTCCCTCTGGTGTCAGAGTCAGGTATGGCCTATATGCATATGTTCGTTTCTGAGTAAACTACTGCGCTGGCATGAGACAGTATTGAACAAGAGCAACACCCACAGGTAATACTGAAGTTAAACATGAAGTTTACTGATTAATAATATAAAACTGTGTTGTTGTCAGAGGGTCAGAATATTGATCTGGAATGTCTGACTTCACTGCCATAGCTAGGTAAAATAACAAATCTCTCTGTAAAAAATgccagtgactttttttctccatgcaaGTATTTCTGTATGTTATCCATACATACTAAACATTGTTTGATTTACTCATTTGAAAACCAAATGCAACTTCTTTTGACAGCATCTCTCTTCCTGTGAAGGCTGTCATTCATTGAAACATAAGACTGCCTCCCCCATTAAAATTCTccctttaaaaggaagaagacagcAGGTACGCTCAGATCTTAGAAAGAAGGCAAAAGTTAATAACTAATACTTTATCAAGCAATAAAGAAAGCCGTGATTATGATTGAGCTATAATACTGCACAAGCTTGTGCACCTCCATATTGGACTTTACTTCCAGGTTTATTAAGGCATGATGATCAAATGTGttgaaaattgtctttttattaaGTAAGTTCACTTTTCACATCATCTAAACCATATGAACAAAACAATAAGATAAAATCCTGAGGGGCTGAAATGAAGCCAGAAATGTTGGGAGAGGAGAATAAATGCACGGGGTGAACTTGCTGTTTCTTCCAAATATGCTTGCTTGCCAAAATAATCATCTTAGTTTGGCATAGCACAGTTTGTAATTACCTCATATGTCCAGGATTCTTTCCTGAGAGTATCTGgcaagtaaaatgaaatttaaaaattaaacatgtaGTTACAGAACTATATGTATTGGAGGTAGAAAGGATTGATGACAGATTCATACGTCTGTTAACATGGAATGATTCAACCACAGCATGTCCCAATATCTTTCCAATTCCCAAGTGTTAGCAAAACCTAAATCACCTAGGAAGTTGTTCCAAAGCTGAACGCATCTCAGCTTGAAGAAATGatcctgtttttaaatttaaaatgtctgttttctacCTTGTTCCATTACGACCAGATACTAATCtacagaaatcaaaagaaaatatttcctcccTATCCTTGTCCATtaccaaaaataacattaagtCAGTCAGATCTAATTATTACTTCATTGCAGagttggaaatgtttttccataaaTAGCCTAAAAATGTGCCTTAAATATCATTGCTTTCTATTATTCTGGCataaattaaactgattttcagCTTCTGTAACAAACCTATGTTTGATAgtagaaatagttttctttgtaattatttaaacaGTGGAACAAGCTGAATAATAAAGACagtgaaatttttaaaaaaattaccacTTACTAGCTGGCTAAAGGATGATgtgtaattttaatgttttccttagtAAAAACGCAAGCCACAATTTTTCTTGTAgtaattctttttgtttagacttcttttaattttcatttgtagtGAAGCAAGCTTTTCACATGTTACAAGCATGTTGTATTGAACCTTCTGTAAGGCCTTGGGCTATACCTTGCACAGTTCAACACAAAATTGGAAAGTTTTACCAATGTTATATGTAGGAAGTATTTCTCTAACTGTAGATAACTCTAGgaattgttaaaaacaaacaaacaaaacaaaaaacaataacgacaaaaccaaccaaaaccaaacaaaataaccccaaaccaaaacatGGGAATGATCATTCATGGATATCAAGCTACTTAACATTGCATCTTTCAGTCTGTGGATTCCGTAAAGGATTAGCCTGAATTTTGCAGCTCATTGGTGGAATTTGATGTCCTataggaaaagagaattttgaaTGTTAATAGTAATATAGATTGGAGTAGTTaatattttgtctgtaaaaTTTTGCACTTTTATCTTGATTATGAATTGTTGTAAAGATGCCAtctgtttaaacaaaaaaaaagttaaaggaagCTTCATTttagtaaaataatttatatttttgatcTGTcaatcacagaaaattaattctaggGTATACTTTTTGTCTTGATGTAGGAAGTAAGGTTTGTCATCTATTACcgtttttttcagttttatgttttaaaatcgAACAGGAATTTGATATCATAGATGCAGGTAACGGAGTAAGAAGCAGCTTGGGAACCTCTAAGTATTTTATACCTGGGCATTGTTTGCAATATCAGGAAAAAGTTGGTGACAGTTATATGGAACAGATTTTCAAGTAGTTTGGGAATATTTCTACTATTTAAAGCTTTGAAGTTATTTTGGTTCTTGCATTCATTAAGAACATTGTTTGCTGCAGAGAACGAAGTGTAACCTAACAACTCATTATCTGTTCTTTTCTTGGCTCTTCATCTCTGATTTTGGACCAGTAAGTTCAGCATTCCTGTGTTCTCATCTATGAACAGCACTTCCTCCCCTCAGGTTATTATTCTTCATGAATGATTCAGAGCAACAAACCTGAACATGTTTTTTGGTGCAAGGAAAAGATATGTAGTTGTTTGCAGGACAGACAGGTATTTTGATCTAGTTCTGTAAGAAATAGGTGTACTAAATGACACTTTCAGCTAGGAATTGCCTCTATGGATGTTCTCctaaaatgcaaacagagaaaaactttttctggTGCTCTGTTTTCAGAGGTGGCCAAGCCAAAGCCACGGCAAACCACAAAGCGGAAAAGGACAGCTGACAAGTCCACAAGCACAAGTGACCCAGTTATTGAGGATGATCATGTTCAAGTAAGGTCTTTTCCTCACCTGGTACAGGTTTATCAGCTGGCTATGCTCATAAACAATGATACGGTAACACAAGCTTGTCATCTTTGTAGGGCCAGATGATGTTGCTGCTCTCTTTTGTCCTGTCTGTACAGAGGAAAATTCTGTTAGGTGCAATGATTCTCTGACAGGCTTGTGAAGAGCAAAGTACAAGCTAAAGCTAAAACTGAAGTTTGTCAGATGCTCATAGTTATAGTGCTGCATGAAGCCCTGCCTTCCCGTACTGTTCTTGATGTGCAGGGggaaattttattctttgtcatttatttttgaaatgacagcataggctactgctgttaaaggaAACATGGGATATGTAATTACCTCTGGATATACCAGCTCAGCCGTTACGTTGCAGGCTGGAAGTTTTCTTAGTGTGTGAATAACTGATAGATGTTACTTAGATTTTTCTGATAGAAATTGTGCTTTCTGATATGACTTCTATTTAATCTTGGGAAGttgttcttttgcattttgtgaTGCGCTGATCAgcaggaagactttttttcttagtgcCAGTAGGAGCTTAGTCATCTCAAATGTCTGTTGTGTACAGAAGCTGCATTATGTTTATTAGTATCCAGTCAGTATCCTTCTGTATCTGGGAGTATCCTTTACAAttcagcttattttattttctttattttttccctgttatagtttttttaattattttttattttcaccagGTCCTGACTTTGAAATCCAAAAACCTTGTTGGAATCACCTTGACCAATTGTGGAATAACGGATTTGGTACTGAAAGACTGCCCCAAAATGATGTTCATACATGGTATGTAGCTAATGCTATGCCTGCCTCCTCCATCTGGGCTTATTAGAAGTTCCTGAAGGAATTAAAGTTACTCCATtgcttgttttatatttatcatCTGCTTTGCTACAAGTCAAACTGATGCTGAGAATTACTGCTTCTCAGTTTGATTGTCCCTTTCCTTCTAAGCTGTAACATATTTAATGAAGATTAAtatcagaaaatcaacagttgAAATTATGTGACATCTATGAAGATAGAGATGTTTATTGAAGAGAGATAAAACAACAATTGAGAACTGATGAAATGAGTTCTagaacacttcattttttctcttatttcttcctgcttcccTAGACTACTTAGCTGACACGATATTATCTTCCTTCCTGACAAGATAAGAGTCTATTTTCAATTATGGTATTTAAGATACATTAGATTCACGTTCTGGGTTGTATGACTAGTCCTGTATTGAAGCATTGGGTCATTTAATGTTTCCTTCAACATCTACACTAAACAACGTGTTCTCTTCTGAAATGAGGTATCTCTAATTATCAGAGAatgaaggaattatttttttaatttatttcgGAATATTTCTCTAAACATGCATTATTCTTTAACTAAATTTTGATGACACGAGCGTGATTACTGGAAAGGAAATAGCTTTCCTTTACATTGTGTGGCTTTGTGGTACTCTATATTTGATTTGGTTTTGAAGTCACTGATTTTCAATTGTGGAGATACACAGATAgtttcaagttttgttttttgtttcttaaagaaacaaagggagaaaaaggttATTGTTACATTAAATTTGTCATGGCCTTTTAAAAGGACTCATGTAATAGGTTCACAAATTAAAAGTTTGATCATGATGGGGATAAAATAAACAGCTGCTATATTTCTTCAGTGTACTTAAGTTGCTAGCTATCCAAActacttcattaatttttatttacattactTGTTTACCTTCTTTCAAATCAGCCTGCTTAGAAAATCTCTGAACTTCTAAGGTCTTTTCAGTagtatatttcttttgttttcttttgattcttttaattttgtttgcttatttatagCTACAAGGTGCCGTGTGTTGAAACActtaaaagtagaaaatgcacCAGTTGTCAATCGGTTTGACTACGCCCAGTGCAAGAAGTTAAACATGGATCAGGTTCTGGATCAGATTCTCAGGATGCCTCCGGAAAGAAACCGGATCATTTATCTTCGTCCAATGCAGCAGGTATGCAGCCAACTTTGTTGTATCATGAGCAGTGATGAAGTTCTACCTGTATCCTTTCACCTCTCTTggcttcatattttcttcaattAATGCAAGAAATGTAGATGGTACAATAACTTGTTTATTAAAACTGTATCCCATCAAAGCTT includes:
- the FBXO38 gene encoding F-box only protein 38 isoform X2, whose product is MGPRRKNVKPCSVNREGSESTTADEPKDYMNQLSHEVLCHIFRYLPLQDIMCMECLSRKLKEAVTLYLRVVKVVDLCAGRWWEYMPTGFTDSSFLTLLRKMPDIEQLYGLHPRYLERRRVRGHEAFSIPGVLEALQACPNLLGVETSHLELVEAIWTYMPQVHILGKFRNRNGAFPIPPENKLKIPIGAKIQTLHLVGVNVPEIPCIPMLRHLYLKWVRLTKPQPFKDFLCISLRTFVMRNCAGPTNSLKYVPLVTGLASARNLEHLELVRVPFLGGLIQHVVEDSWRSGGFRNLHTIVLGACKNALEVDLGYLIITAARRLHEVRIQPSLTKDGVFSALKMAELEFPQFETLHLGYVDEFLLQCKMTNGDLVKYGLADVVENPGIITDIGMKAVNEVFSCIKYLVIYNCPHLHNPNNWITDHSRWTRLVDLTLVRCHAIKLDSFSQFIELLPSLEFISLDQMFREPPKGCARVGLSAGTGIGVSSALVSNQNSNNDNDNNNNHQNNNNPNIHHNNHQHPNDQNEENELRQDGQAEEQQIAAEALNEMEEVAPEEGVAAGQGHNSVPAHSQAVVPMEVDEEQAGPSGIQPVVKAAPITVHDSDSEDEEENMGTSRACITNNIAQNYSDGEEKNRDPVEIREPSVSGKGKTPLRKRCSASQVGQAKQFHAEESSCEKGCQVTSEQIKADMKAASDMPERNKSKDSYPGCSNATGSTGTSNSCSAVSPSPDCAQTAGSHSAGTSPAAADESRQCVCSPSKSEGSSERETEESSVCSRCSCYKPQDTQRRTSGCCDGEYPSTSGACGNGPNSTGSDFALRTLPNCGSPGEASDERTSGSACGPASGEESMGSQQRSCELEYKEEYPRRPLTRARSKLSHVPLVSESEVAKPKPRQTTKRKRTADKSTSTSDPVIEDDHVQVLTLKSKNLVGITLTNCGITDLVLKDCPKMMFIHATRCRVLKHLKVENAPVVNRFDYAQCKKLNMDQVLDQILRMPPERNRIIYLRPMQQVDTLTLEQKIFSGPYPYHICIIHEFSNPPNVRNKVRIRSWMDTIANINQELIKYEFFPEATRTDEDLKKYTKYPWGRDIYTLEGIVDGAPYSMITDFPWLRSLRTAEPNSYARYDFEDDERTTIYAPRRKGQLSADICMETIGEEISELRQMKKGVFQRVVAIFIHYCDVNGEPVEDDYI
- the FBXO38 gene encoding F-box only protein 38 isoform X1 → MKLHAIPSEIIANMGPRRKNVKPCSVNREGSESTTADEPKDYMNQLSHEVLCHIFRYLPLQDIMCMECLSRKLKEAVTLYLRVVKVVDLCAGRWWEYMPTGFTDSSFLTLLRKMPDIEQLYGLHPRYLERRRVRGHEAFSIPGVLEALQACPNLLGVETSHLELVEAIWTYMPQVHILGKFRNRNGAFPIPPENKLKIPIGAKIQTLHLVGVNVPEIPCIPMLRHLYLKWVRLTKPQPFKDFLCISLRTFVMRNCAGPTNSLKYVPLVTGLASARNLEHLELVRVPFLGGLIQHVVEDSWRSGGFRNLHTIVLGACKNALEVDLGYLIITAARRLHEVRIQPSLTKDGVFSALKMAELEFPQFETLHLGYVDEFLLQCKMTNGDLVKYGLADVVENPGIITDIGMKAVNEVFSCIKYLVIYNCPHLHNPNNWITDHSRWTRLVDLTLVRCHAIKLDSFSQFIELLPSLEFISLDQMFREPPKGCARVGLSAGTGIGVSSALVSNQNSNNDNDNNNNHQNNNNPNIHHNNHQHPNDQNEENELRQDGQAEEQQIAAEALNEMEEVAPEEGVAAGQGHNSVPAHSQAVVPMEVDEEQAGPSGIQPVVKAAPITVHDSDSEDEEENMGTSRACITNNIAQNYSDGEEKNRDPVEIREPSVSGKGKTPLRKRCSASQVGQAKQFHAEESSCEKGCQVTSEQIKADMKAASDMPERNKSKDSYPGCSNATGSTGTSNSCSAVSPSPDCAQTAGSHSAGTSPAAADESRQCVCSPSKSEGSSERETEESSVCSRCSCYKPQDTQRRTSGCCDGEYPSTSGACGNGPNSTGSDFALRTLPNCGSPGEASDERTSGSACGPASGEESMGSQQRSCELEYKEEYPRRPLTRARSKLSHVPLVSESEVAKPKPRQTTKRKRTADKSTSTSDPVIEDDHVQVLTLKSKNLVGITLTNCGITDLVLKDCPKMMFIHATRCRVLKHLKVENAPVVNRFDYAQCKKLNMDQVLDQILRMPPERNRIIYLRPMQQVDTLTLEQKIFSGPYPYHICIIHEFSNPPNVRNKVRIRSWMDTIANINQELIKYEFFPEATRTDEDLKKYTKYPWGRDIYTLEGIVDGAPYSMITDFPWLRSLRTAEPNSYARYDFEDDERTTIYAPRRKGQLSADICMETIGEEISELRQMKKGVFQRVVAIFIHYCDVNGEPVEDDYI